The proteins below are encoded in one region of Mycobacterium shinjukuense:
- a CDS encoding PE family protein, which translates to MSFVIAVPELLRTAATDLAALGSALSAANAAAAAPTTALLAAAQDEVSLAIAALFSGHAQRYQAVSAQAGTFHAQFVQALTAGAGAYSSAEAAQQTLLGAVNAAVQTLTGRPLIGNGANGAPGTGQDGAPGGWLLGDGGAGGSGGPGQDGGNGGAAGLWGTGGAGGAGGNSTTGNGGAGGNGGAGGWLLGNGGVGGAGGAALNNAVGGVGGAGGAALNNAVGGAGGAGGAGGLLGAGGSGGVGGVGVGGTGGTGGVGGTGGTGGLLAGLVGAGGGNGGAGGFGNADGGAGGAGGNAGLLAGPGGTGGAGGFGGVGDGGAGGAGGNAGLLFGPGGPGGAGGLSANGTGGAGGQGGNAGLLGGGGIGGAGGASLTGTGGAGGHGGTATLLGGGGAGGAGGASLGGVGGIGGTGGRAGLLVGNGGGGGAGGQGATTGGAGGTGGDATLIGSAGTGGNGGFGPTIGGAGAHGASGPLQAVFDVLNAPTEALTGRPLIGNGANGAPGTGEPGTPGGWLLGDGGAGGSGAPGHDGGTGGSAGLLGTGGAGGAGGNSTTGNAGAGGTGGAGGWLAGNGGAGGGAGASAAVGGNGGTGGTGGAGGLFGAGGSGGAGGAGLGLGAVGGAGGTGGAGGPLGGLIGAGGGNGGAGGNGVAAGGAGGNGGNAGLLAGPGGAGGLGGLNTQGATGAPGGAGGRAGLLFGSGGDGGAGGLSTAGTGGAGGSGGGAGLLFSGGGIGGSGGFGANGDGGTGGDGGNAGLLGSGGGGGAGGASGFGDGGTGGNGGKAGLLVGNGGAGGAGGGAIAAGGAGGIGGTALLIGTGGNGGNGGTGAPPGNGGSGGAGGLLLGPNGINGLP; encoded by the coding sequence ATGTCGTTTGTGATCGCGGTGCCGGAGCTGCTGAGGACCGCGGCCACGGATTTGGCCGCTCTCGGATCGGCGCTGAGCGCGGCCAACGCGGCCGCGGCCGCCCCGACGACCGCACTGCTGGCCGCGGCCCAAGACGAGGTGTCGCTGGCGATCGCGGCGCTGTTCTCCGGGCACGCCCAGCGCTATCAGGCGGTCAGTGCCCAGGCGGGCACGTTTCATGCCCAGTTCGTGCAGGCCTTGACCGCCGGCGCGGGCGCCTATTCCAGCGCCGAAGCCGCTCAACAGACACTGCTCGGCGCGGTCAATGCGGCCGTCCAGACTCTGACCGGGCGCCCGCTGATCGGCAATGGCGCCAACGGCGCCCCGGGGACCGGGCAAGACGGCGCGCCCGGCGGGTGGTTGCTCGGCGACGGCGGGGCCGGCGGATCCGGCGGGCCCGGCCAAGACGGCGGCAATGGCGGGGCCGCCGGGCTGTGGGGCACCGGCGGCGCCGGCGGAGCCGGCGGGAACTCGACCACTGGCAACGGCGGAGCCGGCGGGAATGGTGGCGCCGGCGGGTGGCTGTTAGGAAACGGCGGCGTCGGCGGAGCAGGCGGCGCCGCATTGAACAACGCGGTCGGCGGCGTCGGCGGAGCAGGCGGCGCCGCATTGAACAACGCGGTCGGCGGCGCCGGCGGAGCAGGCGGGGCGGGCGGGTTGTTGGGGGCCGGCGGATCCGGCGGCGTCGGCGGCGTCGGTGTCGGGGGCACCGGCGGAACCGGCGGGGTCGGTGGCACCGGCGGGACCGGCGGGCTGCTCGCCGGGCTGGTCGGTGCCGGCGGCGGTAACGGCGGGGCCGGCGGCTTCGGCAACGCCGACGGGGGTGCTGGCGGCGCCGGCGGCAACGCGGGCCTACTCGCCGGACCCGGCGGCACCGGCGGGGCCGGCGGATTCGGCGGAGTAGGCGATGGCGGCGCAGGGGGTGCGGGCGGCAACGCCGGCTTGCTGTTCGGCCCCGGCGGCCCCGGCGGGGCCGGTGGACTGAGCGCAAACGGCACCGGCGGAGCCGGCGGCCAGGGCGGAAACGCCGGCCTGCTCGGCGGCGGCGGGATCGGCGGGGCCGGCGGGGCGAGCTTAACCGGCACCGGCGGAGCCGGCGGCCACGGCGGCACCGCCACCCTGCTCGGCGGCGGCGGGGCCGGCGGGGCCGGCGGTGCCAGCCTGGGTGGCGTCGGCGGGATCGGCGGGACCGGAGGCAGGGCCGGCCTGCTGGTGGGCAACGGTGGTGGCGGCGGCGCCGGCGGGCAGGGCGCAACGACCGGCGGTGCCGGCGGCACCGGCGGCGATGCGACGCTGATCGGCAGCGCCGGTACTGGGGGCAACGGCGGGTTCGGCCCAACCATCGGCGGCGCCGGGGCTCACGGCGCCAGCGGACCGCTGCAAGCGGTATTCGACGTGCTCAATGCGCCCACCGAGGCACTGACCGGGCGTCCGTTGATCGGCAACGGCGCCAATGGCGCCCCGGGCACCGGGGAACCCGGCACACCCGGGGGCTGGTTGCTCGGCGACGGCGGGGCGGGCGGCTCCGGCGCGCCGGGTCACGACGGTGGGACCGGCGGGTCCGCCGGGCTGCTAGGCACCGGCGGGGCCGGCGGGGCCGGCGGGAACTCGACGACCGGCAACGCCGGAGCCGGCGGAACCGGCGGGGCCGGCGGGTGGTTGGCCGGCAACGGCGGCGCTGGCGGCGGCGCGGGCGCCTCCGCCGCCGTCGGCGGTAACGGCGGTACCGGCGGGACCGGCGGCGCCGGCGGACTGTTCGGCGCTGGCGGGTCCGGTGGCGCCGGCGGGGCCGGCCTGGGCCTCGGCGCCGTCGGCGGGGCCGGCGGGACCGGCGGGGCCGGCGGGCCGCTGGGCGGGCTGATCGGCGCCGGCGGCGGTAACGGCGGGGCCGGTGGGAATGGCGTCGCGGCCGGGGGCGCGGGCGGCAACGGCGGCAACGCCGGCCTGCTTGCCGGACCTGGCGGCGCCGGGGGCCTCGGCGGACTCAACACCCAAGGGGCCACCGGCGCACCGGGCGGGGCCGGCGGCAGGGCCGGCCTGCTGTTCGGCAGCGGCGGTGACGGCGGGGCCGGCGGACTCAGCACTGCCGGCACCGGCGGGGCCGGCGGCAGCGGCGGCGGCGCCGGCCTGCTGTTCTCCGGCGGTGGGATCGGTGGCTCCGGCGGATTCGGCGCCAACGGCGACGGCGGGACCGGCGGCGACGGCGGCAACGCCGGCCTGCTCGGCTCCGGTGGAGGCGGCGGAGCCGGGGGCGCCAGCGGATTTGGCGACGGCGGGACCGGCGGCAACGGCGGCAAGGCCGGGCTGCTGGTGGGTAACGGCGGGGCCGGCGGGGCCGGCGGCGGCGCCATCGCCGCCGGGGGTGCCGGCGGGATTGGCGGCACCGCGCTGCTGATCGGCACCGGCGGTAACGGCGGCAACGGCGGGACGGGTGCGCCGCCGGGCAACGGCGGCAGCGGAGGCGCCGGCGGGTTGCTGTTGGGCCCGAACGGAATCAACGGTTTGCCGTAG
- a CDS encoding PAS domain-containing protein, whose amino-acid sequence MSHDWLLVETLGDEPAVVAQGRQLKNLVPIGTFLRRSPYLAAVRTAIAETLETGQSLTSLTPKSDRVIRTEPVMMSDGRIHGVHVWTGPADEEPPERPTPGPLKWDLTLGVATDTPESLANTGKNPEIEVTSGRAFADDLPSRELNPNESKVLAMTVNAEPGQTLCSTWDLTDCQGNPIRVGFTARSVMEPGQDGRDHLVVRAMNWRAVSKGPVGPIDSLAQKILNGLSQTGVHRALVDLKNWTLLKWLDEPCPFYDWRVIEPRVHPDDEALMSAMTTEFANGASSRVLRLPGNDTDWVPVHVTVNRVELEPDTFAGLISLRLPTDDELADAGLAKTPNDPTDPT is encoded by the coding sequence ATGAGCCACGACTGGCTGCTCGTGGAGACGCTGGGGGATGAACCGGCCGTGGTGGCGCAAGGGCGCCAGCTCAAGAACCTCGTCCCGATCGGCACGTTCCTGCGCCGCAGCCCCTATCTCGCGGCCGTTCGAACGGCGATCGCCGAGACGCTGGAGACCGGCCAAAGCCTGACCAGCCTCACCCCGAAAAGCGACCGCGTCATCCGTACCGAACCGGTGATGATGTCCGACGGTCGCATTCACGGTGTGCACGTGTGGACCGGACCGGCCGACGAAGAACCGCCCGAGCGGCCGACCCCGGGCCCGCTGAAGTGGGATCTGACCCTCGGCGTGGCCACCGACACTCCGGAATCGCTGGCCAACACCGGCAAGAACCCCGAGATCGAAGTCACGTCCGGCAGGGCCTTCGCCGACGATCTACCGTCGCGCGAACTCAACCCGAACGAATCCAAGGTCCTTGCCATGACCGTCAACGCGGAGCCCGGCCAAACGCTCTGCAGCACATGGGATCTCACTGATTGTCAGGGAAATCCCATCCGAGTAGGTTTCACCGCGCGCAGTGTCATGGAGCCCGGGCAGGACGGCCGCGACCATCTGGTGGTACGGGCGATGAACTGGCGCGCAGTGAGCAAGGGTCCGGTGGGGCCGATCGACAGCCTGGCCCAGAAGATTCTCAACGGGCTGTCGCAGACTGGAGTGCACCGGGCTTTGGTCGACCTGAAAAACTGGACCCTGTTGAAATGGCTCGACGAGCCGTGCCCCTTTTATGACTGGCGGGTCATCGAGCCCCGGGTGCATCCCGACGATGAGGCACTGATGTCTGCTATGACAACGGAATTCGCCAACGGGGCAAGTAGCCGAGTGCTGCGGCTGCCGGGTAACGACACCGATTGGGTGCCGGTGCATGTCACCGTCAACCGGGTGGAGCTGGAGCCGGATACCTTCGCCGGGCTGATCTCGCTGCGATTGCCCACCGACGACGAACTCGCCGACGCCGGCCTGGCAAAGACCCCCAACGACCCCACCGACCCGACCTGA
- a CDS encoding DEAD/DEAH box helicase: MASFGSELLAAALAGSPPGERPLRHVAELPPRAGQPRGWPGWAEPDVVRAFAERGIGSPWSHQVAAAELAHAGRHVVVSTGTASGKSMAYQLPVLNALATDARARVLYLSPTKALGHDQVRAAYALTSAVPRLADVAPTAYDGDSPAQVRRFARERSRWLFSNPDMVHLSVLRNHARWAGFLRNLRFLVVDECHYYRGVFGSHVALVLRRLLRLCARYAAWPTVIFTSATTASPGVTAAELIGQPVAEVTDDGSPQGARTVALWEPALRADLTGENGAPVRRSAGAEAARVMADLIVEGAQTLTFVRSRRAAELTALGAQARLDDIAPQLSGAVAPYRAGYLAEERTALERALAEGRLRGLATTTALESGVDIAGLDAVVLAGFPGTVASFWQQAGRSGRRGQGALVVLIARDDPLDTYLVHHPAALLDKPVERVVIDPGNPYLLGPQLLCAATELPLEDAEVRSWGAADVAQALVDDGLLRRRGGKYFPAPGVQPHAAVDIRGAIGGEIAIVEADTGRLLGSTGVAQAPATVHPGAVYLHRGESYVVDSLHLDDGVAFVRPEDPGYATFAREVTDVAVTGAGERFTVGPVTLSLVPVTVTHRVVGYLRRRISGQVIDFVELDMPDRTLPTTAVMYTVTADALASSGIDAPRVPGSLHAAEHAAIGLLPLVASCDRGDIGGMSTAVGPDGLPSVFVYDGYPGGAGFAERGFRQARTWLSATAEAIEACECPAGCPSCVQSPKCGNGNDPLDKAGAVRVLRLVLTELAADTAC, from the coding sequence ATGTCGCCGAGCTACCGCCACGGGCCGGGCAACCGCGGGGCTGGCCGGGGTGGGCCGAGCCCGACGTGGTGCGCGCGTTCGCCGAACGCGGCATCGGCTCACCGTGGTCACATCAGGTCGCCGCCGCGGAGCTGGCCCACGCCGGCCGTCATGTGGTGGTGAGCACCGGCACGGCGTCGGGCAAGTCAATGGCCTATCAGCTGCCCGTCCTCAACGCGCTGGCCACCGACGCCCGGGCGCGGGTACTGTACCTGTCGCCGACCAAAGCGCTCGGTCATGACCAGGTGCGCGCGGCCTATGCGCTGACGTCCGCCGTGCCGCGGCTGGCCGACGTCGCGCCCACCGCCTACGACGGCGACAGCCCGGCGCAGGTGCGCCGCTTTGCCCGCGAGCGCTCCCGCTGGCTGTTCTCCAACCCAGACATGGTCCACCTGTCGGTGCTGCGCAACCATGCCCGCTGGGCCGGGTTCTTGCGCAACCTTCGGTTCCTGGTTGTCGACGAATGTCATTACTATCGGGGTGTTTTCGGCTCTCATGTGGCGTTGGTGCTGCGCCGGCTGTTGCGGTTGTGCGCCCGCTACGCCGCTTGGCCGACGGTGATCTTCACCAGCGCGACGACGGCCTCGCCGGGTGTGACGGCCGCCGAACTGATCGGTCAGCCGGTCGCGGAGGTCACCGACGACGGCTCACCGCAGGGGGCCCGCACGGTGGCGTTGTGGGAGCCCGCGCTGCGCGCCGATCTGACCGGAGAGAACGGCGCCCCGGTGCGACGGTCCGCCGGTGCCGAGGCGGCCCGGGTGATGGCGGACCTGATCGTCGAGGGAGCGCAGACGCTGACCTTCGTTCGGTCGCGACGCGCAGCGGAGCTGACCGCGCTGGGCGCCCAGGCGCGGCTGGACGACATCGCCCCGCAGCTGTCCGGCGCGGTGGCGCCGTATCGGGCGGGCTATCTCGCCGAGGAGCGCACCGCGCTGGAGCGCGCGTTGGCCGAGGGCCGGCTGCGCGGGCTGGCCACCACCACCGCGCTGGAGTCGGGTGTCGACATCGCGGGGCTGGACGCGGTGGTGCTGGCCGGCTTTCCCGGCACGGTCGCCTCGTTCTGGCAGCAGGCCGGCCGGTCGGGCCGGCGCGGGCAGGGCGCGCTGGTGGTGTTGATCGCCCGCGACGATCCGCTGGACACCTATCTGGTCCATCACCCGGCCGCATTGTTGGACAAGCCGGTCGAGCGTGTCGTGATCGATCCGGGTAACCCCTACCTCCTTGGGCCCCAACTACTGTGTGCCGCAACCGAACTACCGCTGGAGGACGCCGAGGTTCGGTCATGGGGTGCCGCTGACGTGGCCCAGGCCCTGGTCGACGACGGGCTGCTGCGCCGGCGAGGCGGCAAGTACTTTCCGGCACCGGGCGTGCAGCCGCACGCCGCGGTGGATATTCGGGGCGCTATCGGCGGCGAGATCGCCATCGTGGAGGCCGACACCGGACGGCTGCTGGGCAGCACCGGTGTCGCGCAGGCCCCTGCCACGGTCCACCCGGGAGCGGTCTATTTGCACCGGGGTGAGAGTTACGTCGTCGACTCGCTGCATCTCGACGACGGGGTGGCATTCGTGCGCCCCGAGGACCCCGGTTATGCGACGTTCGCGCGCGAGGTGACCGACGTCGCGGTAACCGGAGCCGGGGAGCGGTTCACCGTCGGGCCCGTCACGTTGAGTTTGGTGCCGGTGACCGTCACCCACCGCGTCGTCGGCTACTTGCGCCGTCGGATCAGCGGGCAGGTGATCGACTTCGTCGAGCTGGACATGCCAGACCGCACCTTGCCCACCACCGCGGTCATGTACACCGTCACTGCGGACGCCTTGGCCAGCAGCGGAATTGACGCCCCACGGGTCCCCGGTTCGTTGCACGCCGCCGAGCACGCCGCCATCGGCCTGCTGCCGCTGGTGGCCAGCTGCGACCGCGGCGACATCGGCGGCATGTCCACCGCCGTCGGCCCGGACGGTCTGCCCAGTGTCTTTGTCTACGACGGGTATCCGGGCGGGGCGGGCTTCGCCGAGCGTGGCTTTCGGCAGGCGCGCACCTGGCTGAGCGCCACGGCCGAGGCCATCGAAGCCTGCGAATGCCCGGCAGGCTGTCCCTCGTGCGTGCAATCCCCCAAGTGCGGCAACGGCAACGACCCACTGGACAAGGCCGGTGCCGTGCGCGTACTGCGGCTGGTGCTGACGGAGTTGGCTGCTGACACGGCGTGCTGA